The proteins below are encoded in one region of Belonocnema kinseyi isolate 2016_QV_RU_SX_M_011 chromosome 1, B_treatae_v1, whole genome shotgun sequence:
- the LOC117169069 gene encoding uncharacterized protein LOC117169069, translated as MDFRSKKVFDFVAVEKNMKEAARKNEIVRLQWFQRFEWMLDDYKTMQRELLNLCDEKKVISETQISEDKRSCLPFPETTSGMYGWLASKPEFRLENPKNYIVKYPNPMDEITLLKGDIPRIAPGMAFL; from the exons atggattttcgaagTAAGAAAGTCTTCGATTTCGTGGCTGTGGAGAAAAACATGAAAGAGGctgcaagaaaaaatgaaattgtaagaTTGCAATGGTTCCAAAGATTCGAGTGGATGTTGGACGATTACAA gacTATGCAAcgggaattgttaaatttatgtGATGAGAAAAAAGTAATATCAGAAACTCAAATTTCAGAAGATAAAAGATCATGTTTACCATTTCCGGAAACAACCAGTGGCATg tatgGTTGGCTCGCATCAAAACCAGAATTTCGATTGGAAAATCCTAAAAACTACATTGTAAAATACCCTAACCCTATGGACGAAATAACTTTATTAAAAGGCGATATTCCAAGAATTGCTCCTGGAATGGCTTTCCTTTag